In Mycolicibacterium nivoides, the DNA window TGACGGTCGAGTGGCAACAGCGCGACCTGCCGGAGGTCGAATACGCCGAAGCCGGATCCTGGCTGCTCATCAGCGCCCCGGACGGCCCCGACGCGGCTACCGACACGTTGAGCAGCATCCTGAAAGACCGCGGCGCACAGTGCACCACGATGAGTTGGCCCAACCAAGCCGACGACACACTGACCTGCGCACAGCTCGGCAACCATTTGCGGGCCGGCCGATTCACCGCCGTGGTTGTCCTGACGTCGCCGAACAACGGGGACCACAACGACCAGTCGCCATTGCTGGGTCGCGAGTACCTGCGTCATATGGTGCACATCGCCCGCGAACTACCGGAGATGAGCGGAGAACTACCTCGCCTGTACGTCGTGACCCGCAACGCCCAGACGGTGGTGGCCGGCGACGTGGCCAATCTGGACCAGGCCGAGCTACGGGGCCTTATCCGGGTCATCGGCACCGAACATCCGCACCTGACCGCCACCCAGATCGATGTTGACGAGGCCACCGGCGTGGAGCAGTTGGCACAGCAACTGCTCAGCGGATCCGATGAGGACGAAACCGCGTGGCGCAATGGTCGGTGGTATACCGCACGGTTGTGCCTCGCCCCGTTGCGTCCCGAGGAGCGGCAGACCACCGTTGCACATCTCGAACGCGACCGGATGCGGCTGCAGATCCGCACTCCGGGTGACCTGGAGTCGATGGAACTTGTTGCCTGCGAGCATGTTCCCCCGGGATCGGGGCAGATAGAGGTCGCGGTCAGCGCGTCCAGCATCAACTTCGCCGACGTGCTCGTCGCATTCGGTCGCTACCCCGCGTTCGACGGGCATCTACCCCAACTCGGTATCGACTTCGCAGGAGTGGTTACCGCGGTCGGGCCCGACGTCACCGACCACAAGGTCGGCGATCGGGTCGGAGGTCTGTGCGCCGACGGCTGCTGGGGCACGTTCGTCACCTGCGACGCACGCCTGGCCGCCACGTTGCCGGCGGGCCTGACGGACGCCGAGGCGGCCGCACTGACCATTGCGACCGCCACCGCCTACTACGGGCTGAACGACATGGCCCGAATCAAGTCAGGCGACAAGGTGCTGATCCACTCCGCGACAGGCGGTGTCGGACAGGCGGCGATGGCCATCGCCCGCGCCGCCGGGGCGGAGATCTTCGCCACCGCCGGCAGCGAGCAGCGCAGACAACTTCTGCGCGACATGGGCGTCGAACATGTCTACGACTCACGGACTTTGGAGTTCGCCGATCACATCCGCCAGGACACCGACGGATACGGCGTCGACATCGTGCTGAATTCGGTGACCGGTGCCGCCCAGCGGGCGGGCCTCGAATTGCTGGCATTCGGTGGGCGATTCGTGGAGATCGGCAAGCGCGACATCTACGGTGACACCCGGTTGGGGCTCTTCCCCTTCCGGCGCAACCTGTCGTTCTACGCCGTCGATCTGGCGCTGATGTCCGTCAGCCACCCGGATCGGCTCCGGGAGTTGCTGGAAACGGTGTATCTGTTGACCGCCGAGGGTGATCTGCCGAGGCCCGAGGTCACCCATTTCCCACTTGCAGACGCCGCCACCGCGATTCGGATGATGAGCGGCGCGCAGCACACCGGCAAGCTCGTGCTGGACATTCCACACACCGGTTCGAGTCGGCTTGTGGTTCCGCCGTCCCAGGTGCGGGTGTTCCGGCCCGACGGCGCGTACATCGTCACCGGTGGCCTCGGCGGGCTGGGGCTGTTCATCGCCGAGAAGATGGCGGCCAGCGGATGTGGACGAATTGTGCTGTCCTCACGCACGCAGCCGAGCGCCCGGGCATTGGAGATCCTCGAGCGTATCCGCGCGACCGGCGTCGACGTACTCGTCGAGTGCGGCGACATCGCCGAGTCCGGCACCGCAGAACGGTTGGTGGCCGTGGCGACCGCCGACGGGCTTGCAGTCCGCGGCGTGTTACACGCGGCAGGCGTGATCGAGGACGCCGCACTGACCAACATCACCGACGAACTCATCGAGCGAGACTGGGCGCCAAAGGTTTATGGCGCCTGGAACCTGCACACCGCCACCGCGGACCAGCCTTTGGACTGGTTCTGTTCATTCTCGTCGGCAGCCGCGCTGGTCGGCTCTCCCGGGCAGGGCGCCTACGCTGCCGCCAACAGTTGGCTGGATGCTTTCAGCCTGTGGCGCCGCTCCCAGGGGTTGCCGGGCACGGCCATCGCATGGGGAGCCTGGGGGCAGATCGGCCGCGGCACGGCCCTGGCCGAAGGCGCCGGAATCGCCATCGCTCCCGACGAGGGCGCGTATGCGTTCGAAGCACTGCTGCGTCACGACCGCGCCTACACCGGATACGCGCCGATCACAGGTACGCCGTGGTTGTCCGTGTTCGCCGAACGCAGCCCCTTCGCCGAGGCATTCCGATCGACCGGCCAAAGCGCTACGGGCACCAGCAAGTTACGCGCCGAACTCGACGATCTGCCGCCTGACGAGTGGGCCGCCAAGCTGCGACACGTGATCTCCGATCAGGTGAGCGTGATCCTGCGCCGCAGTGTCGATCCGGACCGCCCCCTTTCCGAGTACGGCATGGACTCGCTGGGAGCGCTCGAACTACGCACCCGCATCGAGAACGAAACGGGCATCCGGATCTCGGCCACCGGAATCACGACCGTGCACGGTTTGGCAGACCTGCTGTGCGAAAAGCTCCTGCCCGCAGGGGCAGCCTGACATGCGGTGGACCAAACGGTCGGAACGGGTCGATTACAGCAAACGCCGGCCCGGATACGGAACCGGCCTGCCCGCGCATCGACCGAACCAGCTCCCGAGTCATACGCCGGCCCACCGGCCATCTCCGCCCACGGAGACGACGACGCACGCCCGCCGCATCGACAGTTCCTGATCGGCATTTGGAGAGCGGCGGCGGAGCCGGATTGAAACTCATTACTTAACAAGGGATCTGACCAAATCGATATCAACATGGCGGGGGAAAGCAACAGGGTATCAGCGAGTTCGCGGAGGCAGTGCGTGATGGGCCCACGCACTGCTGGTTCCGGGCACCACGACCAGTACGGCCCTGAGGGCCTGTACGGCCAAATCAGCTCCGACAACTCCTGAATGTTGTCCAGAAAGTCAATACAGCAAATAGATTGCGAGGTAGCATTCCGCTCATGTGGGGCTCGCTGGCCGTACTGGCACTCTTGACGACGATCAATCCCGTGCGCCTCGGCATCATCATCTTGGTGCTGTCCAGGCCGCGGCCGATGCAGAACCTGCTCGCCTACTGGACCGGCGCGGTGCTGGTAGGGCTCGCCACCCTCGTCATTCCACTGTTCGTACTCCACTCCACGCCGACATCGTCGGCTTTCGCGAGAAATTTCGCGCACCCCACCGCGAATCCGATCGCACAGCGCATCACGATCGTCACAGGCGTGGTTCTCCTGGCGATCGCCGTGTTCATGGTGGCGCGCAACTTGTTACGGACACCCGTCTCGGCAGGTGGCGCCCATCGGAAGGTAGCGGACAACACCGGCGACGGCACCACCACACTCGTACTCGATTCAGGTGCACCACCCGTCATCACAAGGTTCCTGCATCCCACCGGGAAGTCGGCCGAGACAGACGGGGAAGA includes these proteins:
- a CDS encoding GAP family protein, yielding MWGSLAVLALLTTINPVRLGIIILVLSRPRPMQNLLAYWTGAVLVGLATLVIPLFVLHSTPTSSAFARNFAHPTANPIAQRITIVTGVVLLAIAVFMVARNLLRTPVSAGGAHRKVADNTGDGTTTLVLDSGAPPVITRFLHPTGKSAETDGEEKSPIRRLLGRARDAWQNGSPWIPFIIGLIVLPPLDGVLFALAIVVASGASLEVQLVATIAFVFGVLLVEEIILVSNIVAPERTQAALRKLHEWARMHHQKFVAAILAVVGLSLLARGMGGL